The Cyprinus carpio isolate SPL01 chromosome A5, ASM1834038v1, whole genome shotgun sequence genome has a segment encoding these proteins:
- the LOC109090441 gene encoding myotubularin-related protein 2-like isoform X1 — protein MEESDSVESLCSSTTTRSDRSSGTRVSDTELRSKGRVIEKVYKDPSKGELPLLPEEHVQDSAKDVTYICPFIGPVRGSLSVTNYRLFFRCTDREPVFGLDLPLGVLSRVEKIGAATSRGDVSYGLACKDMRNLRFVHKEPEDSLKKSVFEVLMKFAFPVSNNMSLFAFEYKQVFPESGWKVYDPLAEYKRQGLPNESWRISKVNDHYELCDSYPAALVVPVTITDEELRRVSSFRAKGRIPVLSWIHPESQAAVVRASQPMVGQNGRRCKEDEKLLQAIMDANAQSHKMFIFDARPSVNAAANKMKGGGYESEDAYQNAELVFLDIHNIHVMRESLRKLKEVVYPNIEDSHWLSNLESTHWLEHIKLILAGALRIADKVESGKTSVVVHCSDGWDRTPQLTSLALIMLDSHYRTIRGFQMLLEKEWLSFGHRFQQRVGHGDKNHTDADRSPIFLQFIDCVWQMTRQFPAAFEFNEYFLITILDHLYSCLFGTFLCNSEQQRLKEEVPKHTVSLWSFVNSQLEEFVNPLYVGYPSHVLFPTVGIRHLQLWVTYYIRWNPRMRPQEPVHQRYKELLAKRAELQKRVEELQREAANRTASSSSERAGSPTRSITPVQTFV, from the exons ATGGAGGAGAGCGACAGTGTGGAGTCGTTGTGCAG CTCTACCACAACGCGCTCAGACCGCTCAAGTGGCACCAGAGTTTCAGACACAGAGCTGCGG AGTAAAGGAAGGGTAATTGAAAAG GTCTACAAAGACCCCAGTAAAGGCGAACTTCCTCTTCTGCCAGAGGAACATGTTCAGGATTCCG CTAAAGATGTGACTTATATTTGTCCGTTCATTGGGCCTGTTAGAGGATCTCTGTCCGTCACTAACTATAGACTTTTCTTCAGGTGCACTGACAGA GAGCCAGTGTTTGGACTAGATCTACCACTCGGAGTTTTGAGCAGAGTAGAGAAGATCGGAGCAGCAACTAGCAGAGGAGATGTCTCATACGGCCTTGCATGCAag GATATGAGGAATCTACGTTTTGTGCACAAGGAGCCAGAGGACTCACTAAAGAAATCAGTGTTTGAGGTTCTGATGAAGTTTGCTTTTCCAGTGTCAAACAACATG TCTCTCTTTGCATTTGAGTATAAGCAGGTGTTCCCTGAGAGTGGATGGAAGGTGTATGATCCCCTGGCTGAATACAAGAGACAG ggtctTCCAAACGAGAGCTGGAGGATCTCCAAAGTAAATGATCACTATGAGCTATGTGATTCATACCCAGCAGCTCTAGTTGTCCCAGTAACCATTACTGATGAGGAACTGCGACGTGTCTCCAGCTTTAGGGCCAAAGGACGCATTCCG GTGCTATCATGGATTCACCCAGAGAGCCAGGCCGCAGTGGTTCGTGCCAGTCAACCGATGGTGGGTCAGAATGGTCGACGCTGCAAAGAAGATGAAAAGCTCCTTCAGGCCATTATGGATGCAAATGCACAATCACACAAAATGTTCATATTCGATGCCAGACCAAGTGTGAATGCTGCAGCTAACAAG ATGAAAGGAGGTGGATATGAGAGTGAAGATGCTTATCAAAATGCTGAACTGGTGTTTCTGGATATTCACAACATTCATGTAATGCGTGAGTCTCTACGGAAACTGAAGGAGGTTGTCTATCCCAACATTGAGGACTCTCATTGGCTTTCCAATCTCGAGTCCACCCACTGGCTGGAGCATATTAAG ttgATTCTGGCAGGAGCTTTAAGGATAGCTGATAAGGTGGAGTCTGGGAAAACCTCAGTGGTGGTTCATTGCAGTGACGGCTGGGACAGAACTCCTCAGCTGACCTCACTGGCCCTGATAATGCTGGACTCTCACTACAGAACCATACGAGGCTTTCAGATGCTGCTGGAAAAAGAATGGCTCAGCTTCGGTCACCGCTTCCAACAG AGAGTGGGTCATGGTGATAAGAATCACACAGATGCAGATCGCTCTCCGATCTTCCTGCAGTTCATTGACTGTGTCTGGCAGATGACAAGACAG TTTCCTGCAGCTTTTGAATTCAATGAGTATTTCCTCATAACAATACTCGATCACCTATACAGCTGCCTTTTTGGCACATTTCTGTGTAACAGTGAACAGCAAAGACTCAAAGAG gaAGTCCCGAAGCACACTGTGTCTTTATGGTCATTTGTGAACAGTCAGCTTGAGGAGTTTGTTAATCCGCTGTACGTAGGTTATCCCTCCCATGTGCTCTTCCCCACCGTCGGTATACGACACCTCCAGCTCTGGGTCACCTACTACATACGCTGGAATCCTCGCATGCGACCACAG GAACCTGTCCATCAGCGCTACAAAGAGTTGCTAGCAAAACGGGCAGAGCTTCAGAAGAGGGTGGAGGAGCTGCAGCGCGAGGCGGCTAATCGTACGGCTTCGTCATCCTCTGAGAGGGCAGGGTCTCCTACACGATCCATCACACCTGTGCAAACCTTCGTATAA
- the LOC109090441 gene encoding myotubularin-related protein 2-like isoform X2: MEESDSVESLCSSTTTRSDRSSGTRVSDTELRSKGRVIEKVYKDPSKGELPLLPEEHVQDSAKDVTYICPFIGPVRGSLSVTNYRLFFRCTDREPVFGLDLPLGVLSRVEKIGAATSRGDVSYGLACKDMRNLRFVHKEPEDSLKKSVFEVLMKFAFPVSNNMSLFAFEYKQVFPESGWKVYDPLAEYKRQGLPNESWRISKVNDHYELCDSYPAALVVPVTITDEELRRVSSFRAKGRIPVLSWIHPESQAAVVRASQPMVGQNGRRCKEDEKLLQAIMDANAQSHKMFIFDARPSVNAAANKMKGGGYESEDAYQNAELVFLDIHNIHVMRESLRKLKEVVYPNIEDSHWLSNLESTHWLEHIKLILAGALRIADKVESGKTSVVVHCSDGWDRTPQLTSLALIMLDSHYRTIRGFQMLLEKEWLSFGHRFQQRVGHGDKNHTDADRSPIFLQFIDCVWQMTRQFPAAFEFNEYFLITILDHLYSCLFGTFLCNSEQQRLKEVIPPMCSSPPSVYDTSSSGSPTTYAGILACDHRNLSISATKSC; the protein is encoded by the exons ATGGAGGAGAGCGACAGTGTGGAGTCGTTGTGCAG CTCTACCACAACGCGCTCAGACCGCTCAAGTGGCACCAGAGTTTCAGACACAGAGCTGCGG AGTAAAGGAAGGGTAATTGAAAAG GTCTACAAAGACCCCAGTAAAGGCGAACTTCCTCTTCTGCCAGAGGAACATGTTCAGGATTCCG CTAAAGATGTGACTTATATTTGTCCGTTCATTGGGCCTGTTAGAGGATCTCTGTCCGTCACTAACTATAGACTTTTCTTCAGGTGCACTGACAGA GAGCCAGTGTTTGGACTAGATCTACCACTCGGAGTTTTGAGCAGAGTAGAGAAGATCGGAGCAGCAACTAGCAGAGGAGATGTCTCATACGGCCTTGCATGCAag GATATGAGGAATCTACGTTTTGTGCACAAGGAGCCAGAGGACTCACTAAAGAAATCAGTGTTTGAGGTTCTGATGAAGTTTGCTTTTCCAGTGTCAAACAACATG TCTCTCTTTGCATTTGAGTATAAGCAGGTGTTCCCTGAGAGTGGATGGAAGGTGTATGATCCCCTGGCTGAATACAAGAGACAG ggtctTCCAAACGAGAGCTGGAGGATCTCCAAAGTAAATGATCACTATGAGCTATGTGATTCATACCCAGCAGCTCTAGTTGTCCCAGTAACCATTACTGATGAGGAACTGCGACGTGTCTCCAGCTTTAGGGCCAAAGGACGCATTCCG GTGCTATCATGGATTCACCCAGAGAGCCAGGCCGCAGTGGTTCGTGCCAGTCAACCGATGGTGGGTCAGAATGGTCGACGCTGCAAAGAAGATGAAAAGCTCCTTCAGGCCATTATGGATGCAAATGCACAATCACACAAAATGTTCATATTCGATGCCAGACCAAGTGTGAATGCTGCAGCTAACAAG ATGAAAGGAGGTGGATATGAGAGTGAAGATGCTTATCAAAATGCTGAACTGGTGTTTCTGGATATTCACAACATTCATGTAATGCGTGAGTCTCTACGGAAACTGAAGGAGGTTGTCTATCCCAACATTGAGGACTCTCATTGGCTTTCCAATCTCGAGTCCACCCACTGGCTGGAGCATATTAAG ttgATTCTGGCAGGAGCTTTAAGGATAGCTGATAAGGTGGAGTCTGGGAAAACCTCAGTGGTGGTTCATTGCAGTGACGGCTGGGACAGAACTCCTCAGCTGACCTCACTGGCCCTGATAATGCTGGACTCTCACTACAGAACCATACGAGGCTTTCAGATGCTGCTGGAAAAAGAATGGCTCAGCTTCGGTCACCGCTTCCAACAG AGAGTGGGTCATGGTGATAAGAATCACACAGATGCAGATCGCTCTCCGATCTTCCTGCAGTTCATTGACTGTGTCTGGCAGATGACAAGACAG TTTCCTGCAGCTTTTGAATTCAATGAGTATTTCCTCATAACAATACTCGATCACCTATACAGCTGCCTTTTTGGCACATTTCTGTGTAACAGTGAACAGCAAAGACTCAAAGAG GTTATCCCTCCCATGTGCTCTTCCCCACCGTCGGTATACGACACCTCCAGCTCTGGGTCACCTACTACATACGCTGGAATCCTCGCATGCGACCACAG GAACCTGTCCATCAGCGCTACAAAGAGTTGCTAG